TGGTTTGCGTTTTGTCCAGGTTAATTTTATTTCTTTCAAAATGTAATATCAGGGTTCCTATTGTTATGCCTAGTTTGGCAAGCATGCTAACCAGATAAATAAAAGATATAGGGGTGTGTATCCAGACCGATAGGGGGTACATTAAGTTGTTCAGACCAATAAGCAAAAAGGAACTGGCAGTAATAATTTTTCCTGTCTTTTTGGCTTCCTGAAGGGTCAAGTAGATTAGTCCTGTAAGGATAGTTGCAGTACCTACCAGGATAAAGATGGGTAGATTAAGCAGTATATATGAGATATTAAAGTAAAACCCAAAAGTATACCAAACCATTCCTAAAGCACTGATAAAATATAGGGAAAGGTTTGCTTTTTTGCCAGAGAAGTTCAAGGTTCCTAAGACCAACAGAAGAGTACCTAATACTAAACTTGCATTCATTAGACTGGCCCAGAACAATGACTGCTCAAACTGATAAATCAGAAGAATCATATACCCCTGAGCATTTATCAGCCAGGCCATCGACCACAGCTTAAAGTACCTCTGGCCTTCTTCTTTATATAAGAAGAAATAAACGAGAGATAAAATAAAAGAAAAAATAGCAGGTGTAACAAAAGTACTAATATAGTATTCCGGCATTGTTCACCAAAACTTTCTATAAAAATATTACACTGACATTCTTTGCCAATAACCAAATTACCTTTGGATAATATGTTATATTTAGTCGATTATAGAGATTTTTATTGGTTAGCCCATAGAATACCCTTTTGTTATAATTCTGTTGTGGTGATTAAAATGATTGACTGGAACAAAATATATGCTTTATTAAATGATGTAACTCCTCTGAGGACTAATTGCGGTGAGTTGTGCGATGCCATTTGCTGTACAGAATGGGATGAAGGAGTAGGGATGTACTTACTTCCCGGGGAGGAAGTAATGTTTAGCGGTGAGGAAGAATGGGCTGATTGGGAAGAACTCGATACTGAGGATTATGAGTTTTGCCCCAGTTGGAGTGGTAAGGTTAAATTTCTGCGTTGTAAAGGCTATTGTCAGAGGGAAAAAAGACCGTTAGCCTGCCGTGTTTTTCCCTTGATGCCTTATTTAACAAAGGATGGCATTCTGGAATTACGCTGGGATAAAGAACTGGGCAAAATATGTCCGCTGGTTCAGACCGCTGACCTAAATGTACTTGACCCAGAATTTATCAGTCGTGTCAAACAGGTATATATGCTACTGCTGGAAGATCACCTAATAAAAGAAGATATAGAGTGGCAGTCCAGGAAGTTAGATAATGAAAATGCCCCGCCTGTCTAGAAGCCCCTTAAAGTCATAAGGGGCTTCTAGACATTAGGTATCTCTACACTACTTGAGAAATGATGATATCCCTCAGTTTTCTGCGCATAATTTTCCCCGAGGTGGTTTTGGGGAAGTCGGGCAGATAAACGATTTTGCGGGGGTACTTATAAGGGGCGGTGTTCTGCTTTACGTAATCCTGCAGTTCCTTGGTCAGTTCATCCGACGGGGTATATCCCTGGTTCAATAAAATGACCGCACAGACAATTTGGCCGCGAATCTCATCGGGATGGCCGATAATAGCACTTTCCCTCACTGCCGGATGGGTATTGAGAACGCTTTCCACTTCGAAAGGTCCGATACGGTAACCAGAGCATTTAATCATGTCATCATTGCGTCCCACATACCAGTAATACCCATCCTTATCTTCGTAAGCAATGTCACCGGTATGATAAATCCCATTCTGCACCGGATTAATCATTTCACCACTGGCATAGTAAGCCGTCAGCAAACCCAGTTGATTTTGGCCGTTAGTGAAGATGACCACTTCACCTTCTTCACCCTGCTCACACAGGGTTCCGTCAGGGCGAATGAGAGCAACCTGATACAAGGGAGAGGGCTTGCCCATAGAGGACGGACGTACCGGCAGCCAGGGGAATCCACAGGTAATAGGCGTACCTTCACTTTGACCATAACCCTCGTGAATATAGTGTCCGGTAATCCGATGAAACTCCTTGTTTACCTCCCCGGAAAGGGGTTCGCCTGCTGTGGAAAACCATTGGACAGACTCAACATGCTTTTTCTCCAAACCCTCGCGCAGCAGAAAACGGTACATGGTGGGCGGAATGCAAAGGGAAGTGGGTTTGTAGCGTTCCAATGCTTGCAAAAGGTTGCGGGGATTAAAACGAACCGGATCATATGCCAGTATGGCACTGCCGCAGATCCACTGGCCGTAAATATTACCCCAGCCAAATTTTGCCCAGCCGCTGTCAGACTGTGTAAGATGTAAGCCGTTATTCTGTACGCACTGCATATATTTGGCGGTTAGAATATGTCCCAGGGG
This region of Desulforamulus ferrireducens genomic DNA includes:
- a CDS encoding AMP-binding protein is translated as MELIKNYLPRTEFASYEDFKENFRIQVPDDFDFARDIVDRWAAQEPDKTALVYCNDEGFARKFSFAELSQLSKRAAAYFISLGIKPGDRILTLLRRRYEYWICAVAMARIGAVVVPASIQLTEKDIIYRVDSAKAKLVIALNDPFVLEQVKNLREKCPSLLDILIVGDQPQEQYRGFNQEYIEYDEWNHYSGCANSDEMIIYFTSGTTGYPKMAIHNRTYPLGHILTAKYMQCVQNNGLHLTQSDSGWAKFGWGNIYGQWICGSAILAYDPVRFNPRNLLQALERYKPTSLCIPPTMYRFLLREGLEKKHVESVQWFSTAGEPLSGEVNKEFHRITGHYIHEGYGQSEGTPITCGFPWLPVRPSSMGKPSPLYQVALIRPDGTLCEQGEEGEVVIFTNGQNQLGLLTAYYASGEMINPVQNGIYHTGDIAYEDKDGYYWYVGRNDDMIKCSGYRIGPFEVESVLNTHPAVRESAIIGHPDEIRGQIVCAVILLNQGYTPSDELTKELQDYVKQNTAPYKYPRKIVYLPDFPKTTSGKIMRRKLRDIIISQVV